The following proteins are co-located in the Aurantiacibacter atlanticus genome:
- a CDS encoding muropeptide MFS transporter: MAEAAAQNAKTKPGWGTLLRSLRNPKSGYMALFGFASGLPFALFLGTLYAWLSEAEVQLETMGVFSLIGLAYAFQFLWSPLIDKMTIPGFSKLGRRKQWIVPAQILLGIILISLSLSNPTDNNMGWFSLLAGIGALASATQDIAINAWRIDVADEEATLDILSTVYQMGYRLAALVGGALGLIIAARIGWPLTYLAMGAILLVIGIAGLFAPDSKVGDAVEGQADDELLLSLRKKGELQPKIRARALMAVGALWGAAIAGVLTFMYMSLTYAPEDRPNPTEFTVTWGPWIIVATVVVPALIAGWLASQKKKGEHLLTEDLPQRESGSYAADHLYRALVMPLVEFVGRMGWSLVLILSLVLTYRICDAIWGTFAYPFYLGELEYTNDEVAFASKFFGVGAIIAGLALGGYLLTVIGRMATLTLGALLAALTNLLYADMARGGALMQSASDAIGFSALIGFMAPFGSDALPRLTFTIMWENLAIGIAGAAYVAWLSSIVSKKYSAVQYALLSSLTLLVGTLGRGALGEMIEERGYYWVFLFTTAIGAVAVVLCIMEWIRERSSGRAAGVVTPDRKVVPAE, encoded by the coding sequence ATGGCCGAAGCCGCCGCCCAAAACGCCAAGACAAAACCGGGTTGGGGAACATTGCTGCGCTCCCTGCGCAATCCCAAAAGCGGGTATATGGCGCTGTTCGGCTTTGCCAGCGGCCTCCCTTTTGCGCTGTTTCTGGGCACGCTTTACGCCTGGCTGAGCGAGGCTGAGGTTCAGCTGGAAACAATGGGCGTCTTTTCCCTTATTGGCCTTGCCTATGCTTTTCAGTTTCTCTGGTCGCCATTGATCGACAAGATGACAATTCCCGGCTTCTCCAAACTGGGGCGGCGCAAGCAGTGGATTGTGCCCGCGCAGATTTTGCTCGGTATCATCCTGATTTCACTCAGCCTGAGCAATCCGACAGACAACAATATGGGCTGGTTCTCGCTTCTGGCGGGCATTGGCGCGCTTGCCAGCGCGACACAGGATATCGCGATCAATGCATGGCGTATTGATGTTGCAGACGAAGAAGCGACGCTCGATATTCTCTCCACTGTCTATCAGATGGGCTACCGTCTTGCTGCGCTGGTGGGCGGGGCGCTCGGCCTGATTATCGCGGCGCGGATTGGCTGGCCGCTGACATATCTTGCGATGGGTGCAATTTTGCTGGTCATTGGCATAGCCGGGCTGTTTGCGCCCGACAGCAAGGTGGGCGATGCGGTGGAAGGGCAGGCTGATGACGAATTATTGCTCAGCTTGCGCAAGAAGGGTGAATTGCAGCCCAAGATCCGCGCCCGCGCCCTGATGGCCGTGGGCGCGCTGTGGGGCGCTGCCATCGCAGGCGTGCTGACCTTCATGTACATGTCGCTCACCTACGCGCCCGAAGATCGTCCAAACCCGACCGAATTTACCGTGACATGGGGCCCGTGGATTATCGTCGCTACCGTTGTGGTTCCTGCTTTGATTGCTGGCTGGCTCGCTTCGCAAAAAAAGAAGGGCGAACACCTGCTGACTGAAGATCTGCCGCAACGCGAAAGTGGATCTTATGCAGCCGATCACCTTTATCGCGCGCTGGTAATGCCATTGGTGGAATTTGTGGGACGCATGGGCTGGTCGCTGGTGCTGATCCTTTCACTGGTGCTGACTTACCGCATCTGCGACGCGATATGGGGCACCTTTGCCTATCCGTTCTATCTGGGTGAGCTGGAATATACGAATGATGAGGTGGCTTTCGCTTCCAAGTTCTTCGGTGTCGGCGCGATTATCGCTGGCCTTGCGCTGGGCGGCTATTTGCTGACGGTTATTGGACGCATGGCGACACTGACGCTGGGTGCGCTGCTCGCGGCGCTGACCAATCTCCTCTATGCAGACATGGCAAGAGGCGGCGCGCTTATGCAAAGCGCCAGCGATGCCATCGGCTTTTCTGCGCTCATTGGTTTTATGGCGCCTTTCGGGTCTGATGCGCTGCCGCGATTGACCTTCACGATCATGTGGGAAAACCTCGCCATCGGTATCGCGGGCGCGGCATATGTGGCGTGGCTCAGTTCCATCGTTTCAAAGAAATATTCCGCCGTGCAATATGCTCTGTTGTCCTCGCTCACGCTGCTGGTCGGCACTCTGGGGCGGGGCGCATTGGGCGAAATGATCGAGGAGCGCGGCTATTACTGGGTCTTCCTGTTCACCACCGCAATCGGTGCTGTCGCAGTTGTGCTGTGCATTATGGAATGGATTCGCGAAAGAAGCTCAGGCCGGGCAGCGGGCGTGGTAACGCCTGATCGCAAGGTCGTGCCTGCGGAATAG
- a CDS encoding phosphoribosylanthranilate isomerase yields the protein MPETLIKICGLTTPDAIDAAADAGATHIGLVHYKPSPRHLSIADAAKLRAHAPDSVKVVLLTVDMDPKATAEALQEIQPDVLQLHGKETAEWASLIRSNSDLEVWKAVGAKDRASLEQAEKYKGAAHRLLFDAAGGEMPGGNGLLLDWRLLMNYRHTMDWGLAGGLNADNVVDAMRYTGAPLVDASSGVESAPGKKDPTKIKAFCKAARGAMAAGV from the coding sequence ATGCCGGAAACGCTTATCAAGATCTGCGGGCTGACTACGCCCGATGCCATAGATGCCGCCGCTGATGCAGGGGCAACGCATATCGGGCTTGTCCACTACAAGCCGTCACCCCGCCACCTGTCCATCGCAGATGCAGCAAAGCTGCGCGCCCATGCGCCCGACAGCGTGAAGGTGGTTTTGCTGACAGTGGACATGGACCCCAAGGCAACAGCAGAGGCTCTGCAGGAAATCCAGCCAGACGTGCTGCAATTGCACGGCAAGGAAACCGCTGAATGGGCCAGTTTGATCAGGAGCAATTCCGATCTTGAAGTATGGAAAGCTGTCGGAGCCAAGGATCGCGCTTCATTGGAGCAGGCAGAGAAATACAAGGGTGCAGCCCACCGCCTGTTATTTGACGCCGCAGGCGGGGAAATGCCCGGAGGCAATGGCCTGCTGCTCGATTGGCGCTTGCTGATGAATTATCGCCACACGATGGATTGGGGTCTTGCAGGCGGATTGAACGCGGATAACGTCGTCGATGCCATGCGCTATACCGGCGCGCCGCTGGTCGATGCATCGTCCGGAGTGGAAAGCGCGCCAGGCAAAAAAGACCCTACCAAGATTAAGGCTTTCTGCAAGGCTGCCCGTGGCGCTATGGCGGCAGGTGTATGA
- a CDS encoding DEAD/DEAH box helicase, whose product MTTFADLGLSPELLQAVETAGYTVPTPIQAEAIPAVLMMKDLIGIAQTGTGKTASFVLPMIDVLASGRRRALMPRSLILEPTRELAAQVAENFEKYGKNHDLKMALLIGGVQMGDQVKALNEGVDVLIATPGRLMDLFERGKILLNGCELLVIDEADRMLDMGFIPDIEFICEKLPEQRQTMLFSATMPPPIANLAKKFLNDPKRIEVSRAASTNENITAFKIPVKSREKQDTLRWLLRNDLVETAIIFSNRKTTVRELNKALQRDGFASGEIHGDIDQASRNAELQRFKDGAINILVASDVAARGLDIKGVSHVFNYDTPWHPDDYVHRIGRTGRAGNKGRAFTFVAEGDQEAIENVEKLTGSAIAVFGKKDVRVDLPKPAEKRVKAEPAPDAETEVAEKPKRSRARKSDTVDTAEREEKKPEREDKPKREAREPRQSGQEERKPRRRNQDDEPVAAGEWNGPKPEFLAVGFN is encoded by the coding sequence TTGACAACTTTCGCCGATCTCGGCCTTTCTCCTGAATTACTCCAGGCCGTGGAAACGGCCGGTTACACCGTGCCCACCCCGATCCAGGCGGAAGCTATTCCAGCCGTTCTTATGATGAAGGATCTGATCGGTATCGCCCAGACGGGCACAGGCAAGACCGCAAGTTTTGTGCTGCCGATGATCGATGTGCTGGCCAGCGGCCGCCGCCGCGCGCTCATGCCGCGCAGCCTCATTCTGGAGCCAACCCGAGAGCTTGCCGCGCAGGTTGCGGAGAATTTCGAGAAATACGGCAAGAATCACGATCTCAAAATGGCGTTGCTTATCGGCGGCGTGCAAATGGGTGATCAGGTCAAGGCGCTGAATGAAGGCGTCGATGTACTGATCGCCACACCCGGCCGTCTGATGGATTTGTTCGAACGCGGCAAGATCCTGCTCAATGGATGTGAACTGCTGGTTATCGACGAGGCAGATCGCATGCTCGACATGGGCTTCATCCCCGATATCGAATTCATCTGTGAAAAGCTGCCCGAACAGCGCCAGACCATGCTGTTCAGCGCCACCATGCCGCCGCCAATTGCCAATCTGGCAAAGAAGTTTCTCAATGATCCAAAACGGATCGAGGTGAGCCGCGCCGCTTCTACGAATGAGAATATCACCGCATTCAAGATACCCGTGAAATCGCGCGAAAAGCAGGACACCTTGCGCTGGCTGCTGCGCAATGATCTGGTTGAAACCGCGATCATCTTTTCCAATCGCAAGACCACGGTGCGCGAACTTAACAAGGCGCTTCAGCGCGATGGCTTTGCCAGCGGCGAAATCCACGGCGATATCGATCAGGCTAGCCGCAATGCCGAATTGCAGCGGTTCAAGGACGGCGCCATCAACATTCTTGTTGCATCTGACGTCGCTGCACGCGGTCTGGACATCAAGGGTGTGTCCCACGTCTTCAATTACGATACGCCGTGGCATCCTGATGACTATGTCCACCGCATCGGCCGTACAGGCCGCGCTGGCAATAAGGGCCGCGCCTTCACCTTCGTTGCCGAGGGTGATCAGGAAGCTATTGAAAATGTCGAAAAGCTGACCGGCAGCGCGATTGCTGTGTTCGGCAAGAAGGATGTGCGCGTCGATCTGCCTAAGCCTGCTGAAAAGCGTGTAAAGGCAGAGCCGGCGCCTGATGCTGAAACTGAGGTAGCAGAAAAGCCCAAACGCTCACGCGCCCGCAAATCGGACACTGTCGACACTGCGGAACGCGAAGAGAAGAAGCCCGAACGCGAGGACAAGCCTAAGCGTGAGGCCAGGGAACCTAGGCAATCAGGACAGGAAGAGCGCAAGCCGCGTCGTCGTAATCAGGATGATGAGCCGGTGGCTGCTGGTGAATGGAACGGACCCAAGCCGGAATTTCTCGCCGTCGGTTTTAACTGA
- the trpB gene encoding tryptophan synthase subunit beta has translation MTKPAPNSFRNQPDDRGHFGQFGGRYVAETLMPLVLGLEREYRAAKSDPAFKAEFDDLLEHYVGRPSPLYFAPRITEELGGAQIWFKRDELNHTGAHKINNCVGQILLAMRMGKTRIIAETGAGQHGVATATVCARFGLPCVVYMGAEDVRRQSPNVFRMKLLGAQVVPVSSGRGTLKDAMNEALRDWVANVHDTFYIIGTAAGPHPYPELVRDFQSVIGTEAREQMLARTGKLPDLAVACIGGGSNAIGLFHPFLDDPEVKLLGVEAAGHGLDGDEHAASLAGGFPGVLHGNKTYLLQDEDGQITEGHSISAGLDYPGIGPEHAWLKETGRVEYTSSTDDEALEAFQLLCRTEGIIPALEPSHAIAAVAKRAPAMSKDQTILMNLCGRGDKDIFTVAEALGVEI, from the coding sequence ATGACCAAACCTGCCCCCAACTCCTTCCGCAACCAGCCTGATGATCGCGGCCATTTCGGCCAGTTTGGCGGGCGCTATGTCGCTGAAACGCTGATGCCGCTGGTTCTCGGTCTGGAACGTGAATATCGCGCCGCAAAATCGGACCCGGCTTTCAAGGCGGAATTTGACGATCTGCTGGAACATTATGTCGGCCGCCCTAGCCCACTCTATTTTGCACCGCGCATTACAGAGGAATTGGGCGGCGCGCAGATCTGGTTCAAGCGGGATGAACTGAATCACACAGGCGCACACAAGATCAATAATTGCGTCGGGCAAATCCTGCTCGCCATGCGCATGGGCAAAACGCGCATCATTGCAGAAACAGGCGCGGGCCAGCACGGCGTTGCCACGGCAACCGTGTGCGCGCGTTTCGGCCTGCCGTGTGTCGTGTATATGGGCGCAGAGGATGTGCGGCGCCAATCGCCCAATGTCTTCCGCATGAAACTGCTTGGCGCACAGGTTGTGCCGGTTTCTTCGGGGCGCGGTACGCTGAAAGATGCCATGAACGAGGCGCTGCGCGATTGGGTCGCCAATGTGCATGACACGTTCTACATCATCGGCACGGCGGCTGGCCCGCATCCCTATCCGGAGCTTGTCCGCGATTTCCAGAGCGTAATCGGCACAGAGGCACGCGAACAGATGCTCGCCCGCACTGGCAAGCTGCCCGATCTCGCGGTAGCCTGCATTGGCGGCGGTTCGAACGCGATCGGCCTGTTCCACCCCTTCCTCGACGACCCCGAGGTGAAGCTCCTTGGCGTCGAAGCGGCAGGCCACGGTCTGGACGGAGACGAACACGCTGCCAGCCTCGCAGGCGGTTTCCCCGGTGTTCTCCACGGCAACAAGACCTATCTGTTGCAGGACGAAGACGGCCAGATCACTGAAGGCCATTCCATCAGCGCCGGGCTCGACTATCCCGGCATCGGCCCGGAACATGCCTGGCTGAAAGAAACAGGCCGCGTCGAATACACTTCCAGCACCGATGACGAGGCGCTGGAAGCCTTCCAGCTGCTCTGCCGCACCGAAGGCATCATCCCCGCGCTGGAACCGTCACACGCAATTGCCGCCGTGGCGAAACGTGCCCCGGCGATGAGCAAGGATCAGACGATCCTGATGAATCTGTGCGGACGGGGGGATAAGGACATCTTTACCGTGGCTGAGGCGTTGGGAGTGGAAATCTAG
- the accD gene encoding acetyl-CoA carboxylase, carboxyltransferase subunit beta: MSWLTRVRERLPFGTKRETPDNLWIKCPHCQDMIFTKEYEENLNVCPKCAHHGRIGADTRLDQLLDDGFTLLPAPEVPQDPLRFKDTKRYRDRLKAARASNAHPDAFTAASGTIEGKPAVVGVQDFSFMGGSMGMAVGDAFIAAAQRALDDKCGFICVTAAGGARMQEGILSLMQMPRATVMTRRLREAHLPYIVVLTDPTTGGVTASYAMLGDVHVAEPGALIGFAGQRVIQETIREQLPEGFQRAEYLHKHGMVDMVVPRHDLRETLATLLDYLSPAKAA, translated from the coding sequence ATGAGCTGGCTAACCCGCGTAAGAGAGCGCCTGCCATTTGGCACGAAGCGCGAAACTCCAGACAATCTGTGGATCAAATGTCCGCATTGTCAGGACATGATTTTCACCAAGGAATATGAGGAAAACCTCAATGTCTGCCCGAAATGCGCGCATCATGGCCGCATCGGTGCCGACACGCGGCTTGACCAACTGCTGGATGACGGCTTCACCCTGCTCCCCGCGCCGGAAGTGCCGCAGGATCCGCTACGGTTCAAGGACACAAAGCGCTATCGTGACAGGCTGAAGGCCGCGCGCGCCAGCAATGCGCATCCCGATGCCTTTACTGCCGCATCCGGAACCATTGAGGGCAAGCCCGCCGTGGTCGGCGTGCAGGATTTCTCTTTCATGGGCGGCAGCATGGGCATGGCCGTTGGTGATGCCTTCATCGCGGCTGCGCAAAGGGCGCTGGACGATAAATGCGGCTTTATCTGCGTTACCGCAGCGGGCGGTGCACGTATGCAGGAGGGCATTCTCAGTCTGATGCAGATGCCGCGCGCCACGGTGATGACACGCCGTCTGCGTGAAGCCCACCTGCCCTATATCGTTGTGCTGACAGACCCGACTACGGGCGGCGTTACTGCCAGCTATGCGATGCTGGGCGATGTGCATGTGGCAGAACCTGGCGCCTTGATCGGGTTTGCCGGACAGCGCGTGATCCAGGAAACCATTCGCGAACAATTGCCGGAAGGGTTCCAGCGTGCAGAATATCTGCATAAGCACGGCATGGTCGATATGGTCGTGCCGCGCCACGATCTACGCGAAACGCTGGCCACTCTGCTCGATTATCTGAGCCCGGCAAAGGCTGCGTAA
- the pyrF gene encoding orotidine-5'-phosphate decarboxylase translates to MSNPVFLALDLPQLEAAKELCSKVKGHIGGVKLGLEFFCAHGHHGVHEISALGLPVFLDLKLHDIPNTVAGAMQSIHVLEPAIVTIHAGGGRAMMEDAKAAAGEGCKVVAVTMLTSLDQRDLERTGVSGTPHDHVMRLADLAYAAGLDGIVCSGQEVKSVHQQWKDGFLVVPGLRPAALNGATPGSSHVQANSNDQKRIVTPRKARDEGASVLVIGRPISRANDPLVAAREIEGTL, encoded by the coding sequence ATGAGCAATCCGGTCTTCCTTGCGCTCGATCTGCCCCAGCTTGAAGCTGCGAAAGAGCTGTGCAGCAAGGTCAAGGGCCATATCGGCGGGGTCAAGCTGGGGCTGGAGTTCTTCTGCGCCCACGGCCATCACGGTGTGCACGAGATTTCGGCACTTGGCCTGCCTGTCTTCCTTGATCTCAAGCTGCACGATATTCCCAATACCGTGGCCGGCGCCATGCAATCGATCCATGTCCTTGAACCGGCAATCGTCACTATCCACGCAGGCGGCGGGCGCGCCATGATGGAAGATGCCAAGGCCGCTGCGGGCGAAGGCTGCAAGGTTGTGGCGGTCACGATGCTCACCAGCCTGGACCAGCGCGATCTTGAACGCACAGGCGTTTCGGGCACTCCGCACGATCATGTCATGCGGCTGGCAGACCTTGCGTATGCTGCTGGCCTCGATGGCATTGTGTGTTCGGGGCAAGAGGTGAAATCGGTCCATCAGCAATGGAAGGACGGGTTTCTGGTAGTGCCCGGCCTGCGTCCTGCCGCGCTCAATGGAGCTACACCCGGCAGTTCCCATGTGCAGGCAAATAGCAATGATCAAAAGCGTATCGTAACCCCGCGCAAGGCGCGCGATGAAGGCGCTTCAGTGCTAGTCATCGGCCGCCCGATCAGCCGGGCAAATGATCCTTTGGTGGCCGCGCGCGAAATCGAAGGCACGCTGTGA
- a CDS encoding bifunctional folylpolyglutamate synthase/dihydrofolate synthase, protein MKDFAISEDPAVQRQLDRLGELPLPKDRIGLGTIRSVLARLGHPERQLPPVFHVAGTNGKGSTCAFLRTMLEAQGHHVHVATKPHLVRYNERIRLGGRLVSDAMLAQLLAEVLDVSEDLAPSFFEVTTAATFLAFHREPANACVIEVGLGGRFDATNVLEQPAACGIASLGVDHEHFLLLEDASAPSPDRPLVRIAFEKAGIARRGSPLVTQAYAPEVAARIAQSASEAGAPLFMRGNHWFADVTSEGIVYRDSHGALNLPLPTMLGTHQADNAALAVAMLRHQGQLAVSEAAMAEGIQATRWPARLQKLAPGPVTDTAPLRQFILDGGHNPDAAQVLARFLENADGPVDALIGMMAAKDARRFFAILAPHFSSVTALPIAGHDHLPQDELAAIARDAGVPETLTAPDLLSALEALPKRDGGSVLIAGSLYLAGKVLGANREYPD, encoded by the coding sequence ATGAAAGACTTCGCAATTTCCGAAGACCCGGCGGTGCAGCGCCAGCTTGACCGGCTGGGTGAACTGCCTTTGCCAAAAGACCGCATCGGTCTTGGCACCATCCGCTCTGTTCTTGCGCGGCTTGGCCATCCCGAAAGGCAGTTGCCGCCTGTCTTTCACGTGGCGGGCACCAATGGCAAAGGCTCTACCTGCGCTTTTTTGCGCACCATGCTGGAGGCACAGGGCCACCATGTGCATGTCGCCACAAAGCCGCATCTTGTGCGCTATAATGAACGCATTCGGCTGGGCGGAAGGCTGGTGTCAGATGCGATGCTGGCACAATTGCTGGCCGAAGTGCTCGATGTGTCAGAGGATCTGGCGCCCAGCTTTTTTGAAGTCACCACGGCTGCAACATTCCTTGCCTTTCACCGGGAGCCTGCCAATGCCTGCGTGATCGAAGTGGGCCTTGGCGGCCGCTTCGATGCGACCAATGTACTGGAACAGCCCGCCGCCTGCGGCATCGCCTCGCTTGGCGTGGATCACGAACATTTTCTGTTGCTGGAGGACGCCAGCGCCCCATCGCCCGATCGACCGCTGGTGCGTATCGCATTCGAAAAGGCGGGCATTGCGCGGCGCGGCTCTCCGCTGGTCACGCAGGCATATGCGCCAGAGGTAGCGGCGCGCATTGCCCAAAGCGCGTCAGAGGCCGGCGCACCGCTTTTCATGCGAGGCAATCATTGGTTTGCCGATGTAACGTCAGAGGGCATCGTTTATCGCGACAGTCATGGGGCGCTCAATTTGCCGCTTCCCACGATGCTGGGTACGCATCAGGCGGACAATGCCGCGCTGGCCGTGGCCATGCTCCGCCATCAAGGTCAGCTTGCGGTTTCCGAAGCGGCGATGGCAGAAGGTATCCAGGCAACCCGCTGGCCTGCCCGATTACAGAAACTCGCCCCCGGCCCCGTCACGGATACAGCGCCATTGCGCCAATTCATCCTCGATGGCGGGCACAATCCGGATGCGGCGCAGGTGCTGGCAAGATTTCTTGAAAATGCGGACGGGCCTGTCGATGCACTGATCGGAATGATGGCGGCAAAGGATGCGCGACGCTTTTTCGCCATCCTCGCCCCGCATTTTTCCAGCGTCACGGCCCTGCCGATAGCGGGGCATGATCACTTGCCGCAGGACGAATTGGCAGCAATCGCGCGCGATGCAGGCGTGCCGGAGACATTGACCGCGCCCGACCTCCTCTCCGCACTGGAGGCATTGCCAAAGCGCGATGGCGGATCGGTGCTGATTGCCGGATCGCTTTACCTTGCGGGCAAGGTTCTCGGCGCCAATCGCGAATATCCCGATTAA
- a CDS encoding pseudouridine synthase, whose product MNEPSPDKARFMTTEPRPEGDRIAKLLARAGVASRREVERMIEDRRIKIGEDVVTTPATFLTSLAGVSVDGKPVAKPERTRLFAFNKPTGLLTAERDFSGRPTIYDALRNALPKGTPRVMPVGRLDMNTEGLLLLTNDGGFKRTMELPSSEIPRTYRARTFGDVHQDDLEALMDGIEIEGMRYGPIDANLERRTGRNQWIELTLTEGKNREVRRVLEHLGLEVSRLIRTAYGPFFLADLPRGAAAEIRKEDVERFRSSIKQGKK is encoded by the coding sequence ATGAACGAGCCATCACCCGATAAGGCGCGCTTCATGACAACCGAACCACGCCCCGAAGGCGATCGTATCGCCAAACTCCTCGCCCGCGCCGGTGTCGCCAGCCGCCGCGAGGTGGAGCGCATGATTGAAGATCGCCGTATCAAGATTGGCGAGGATGTGGTGACAACGCCTGCCACTTTCCTCACCAGCCTTGCCGGGGTCAGCGTGGACGGCAAACCAGTGGCCAAGCCAGAACGCACCCGCTTGTTCGCCTTTAACAAGCCTACCGGCCTGCTAACGGCAGAGCGCGACTTTTCCGGCCGCCCGACGATATATGATGCATTGCGCAATGCACTGCCCAAGGGCACGCCCCGGGTGATGCCGGTGGGCCGTCTCGATATGAATACAGAAGGGCTTTTGCTGCTGACCAATGATGGCGGCTTCAAACGCACGATGGAGCTGCCATCATCAGAAATACCGCGCACCTATCGCGCGCGCACCTTTGGCGATGTCCATCAGGACGACCTTGAAGCGCTGATGGACGGGATTGAGATTGAAGGCATGCGCTATGGCCCGATCGATGCCAATCTTGAACGGCGGACTGGCCGCAATCAATGGATCGAACTGACACTGACCGAGGGCAAGAACCGTGAGGTCCGCCGCGTGCTGGAACATCTGGGGCTGGAAGTCAGCAGGCTGATCCGTACTGCTTATGGCCCGTTCTTCCTTGCAGATCTGCCGCGCGGTGCAGCTGCGGAAATTCGCAAGGAAGATGTCGAACGGTTCCGCTCTTCGATCAAGCAGGGCAAGAAGTAA
- the rsmD gene encoding 16S rRNA (guanine(966)-N(2))-methyltransferase RsmD, whose amino-acid sequence MRIIAGEWKRRMLRTPAGDTTRPSADRTRETLFSMLVSRLGNFEGLSVADLFAGSGALGLEALSRGAANCTFVEQDAPAIRTIRQNIAALRAQDRCEVVAGSVMGLGAAKIARDIVLLDPPYGSGAGAVALDRLVRLGWIGESTWVALEIGAKEDANIRALEIDSERKVGAAKLVLLRWPTASAQ is encoded by the coding sequence ATGCGGATTATCGCGGGGGAATGGAAGCGACGGATGCTGCGTACGCCTGCCGGCGATACCACCCGCCCTTCTGCTGATCGCACACGCGAAACGCTGTTTTCCATGCTGGTCAGCCGTCTCGGCAATTTTGAGGGGTTAAGCGTGGCGGATCTGTTCGCCGGGTCAGGTGCATTGGGGCTTGAGGCATTGTCGCGCGGTGCCGCCAATTGCACCTTTGTTGAACAGGATGCTCCCGCTATCCGCACCATACGGCAGAATATCGCCGCGCTGCGGGCGCAGGATCGTTGCGAAGTGGTTGCCGGATCGGTGATGGGGCTTGGCGCTGCCAAGATTGCACGCGATATCGTCCTGCTCGATCCGCCTTATGGCAGCGGGGCAGGCGCGGTGGCGTTAGATCGCTTGGTGCGGCTTGGCTGGATTGGGGAATCTACCTGGGTCGCGCTGGAGATCGGCGCGAAGGAAGATGCAAATATCCGCGCGCTGGAAATTGATAGCGAACGCAAGGTGGGGGCGGCCAAATTGGTCTTGCTGCGCTGGCCAACCGCATCAGCCCAATAA
- the trpA gene encoding tryptophan synthase subunit alpha, whose protein sequence is MTSRLQTAFSHGPALVAFITAGDGDTAANLDALVAGGADVIELGMPFTDPMADGPAIQAANIRALSNGTKTADVLAIATDFRARHPDVPLVLMGYANPMIRRGPEWFGDALEVAGVDGVICVDLAPEEDADLGPALRTRNIAPIRLATPTTDDARLPQVLDGSAGFIYYVSVAGITGKQSAAIESIEANVTRIKRHTNLPVAVGFGVREPDQAAAIARIAQGVVVGSALVDLVEKHGNNAPEHLRELTARLAKAVHLAR, encoded by the coding sequence ATGACTAGCCGCCTCCAGACCGCCTTCTCCCATGGCCCCGCCCTCGTCGCCTTCATTACCGCTGGCGACGGCGACACGGCCGCCAATCTCGATGCTCTCGTCGCGGGCGGCGCTGACGTTATCGAATTGGGTATGCCCTTCACCGATCCGATGGCCGATGGCCCAGCCATTCAGGCGGCCAATATCCGGGCGCTGAGCAATGGCACCAAAACCGCCGACGTGCTCGCCATTGCCACGGATTTCCGCGCGCGCCACCCGGACGTGCCGCTTGTCCTCATGGGCTATGCCAATCCGATGATCCGGCGCGGCCCGGAATGGTTTGGCGATGCGCTGGAGGTTGCGGGCGTGGACGGTGTGATCTGCGTCGATCTTGCGCCCGAAGAGGATGCCGATCTCGGCCCTGCCCTGCGCACCAGGAATATCGCCCCCATCCGCCTCGCCACGCCCACCACTGATGATGCGCGGCTGCCACAAGTGCTCGATGGCTCGGCTGGCTTCATTTATTACGTCAGCGTTGCAGGCATCACCGGCAAACAGAGCGCAGCCATTGAGAGCATTGAGGCGAATGTCACCCGCATCAAGCGCCATACAAACCTGCCCGTCGCGGTTGGTTTTGGCGTGCGTGAGCCAGACCAGGCGGCTGCCATAGCCCGCATCGCACAGGGCGTGGTCGTCGGCTCTGCCCTGGTCGATCTGGTGGAAAAGCACGGCAATAATGCTCCGGAACACCTGCGCGAACTTACCGCAAGGCTTGCCAAGGCCGTGCATTTGGCGCGATAG